The Thalassotalea psychrophila genome window below encodes:
- a CDS encoding efflux RND transporter permease subunit, producing the protein MAILKFLNHLERNIFRFRFSVLGIFLFITGYLLAQATNIKLDASFEKNVPLQHSYMQTYLKHQTDFGGANNVLISVCNTNGDIFNAEFFTTLKGVHDQLFFIPGVNRILVNSLYAPSTRFVEVVEDGFAGGPVIPADFQPDENGLAIVKGNIEKAGVVGSMVSDDYTCSMVKSSLMEIDPQTGEKLDTLKLAKQLEDELRGEFEKDNISIHIIGFSKMVGDIADGAKGVVTFFAIAIAITAVMVYLFCNSITLTLLPILCSLIAVIWQMGMLTVLGFGLDPMSILVPFLVFAIGVSHGVQMINAISKEVAKGNNARQAAQLSFRRLLVPGGIALLSDTVGFLTLLAIDIGIIRELAITASLGVGLIIFTNLLLLPILVSFVRFNEEEQKHIIDNADHKLMNRLLWRKAAIVTSKKPAAIILTLTAILFIWGFNQSGELKIGELHAGAPALHEDSRYNQDTFLITDKYAISVDYMSVVVETFAESCVEHEVLNTIDTMQWRLENVPGVQSTVSLASVAKIVNTGYNEGNKRWQVLSRNQQSLVQSIARIPQTSGLLNTNCSAMPIILFMEDHKADTIERIVSAVKENAAELNTETIKFKLASGPVGVMAATNEAVAEAQIPMMFYVYGAVTLLCLISFRSVRATIVVIAPLYVVSTLAQALMTYLDIGLTVSTLPVIALGVGIGVDYGIYILSTMSAHLRHGESMAQAYLSALKERGSAVLITGITLAIGVSTWFFSDLKFQVDMGILLTFMFLVNMLAAIIILPALSTFLWPDKKHLKKSAEIK; encoded by the coding sequence ATGGCAATTTTAAAATTTTTAAATCATCTTGAACGTAATATCTTTCGTTTCAGGTTCTCCGTACTCGGAATATTTCTTTTTATTACCGGTTATTTATTAGCGCAAGCAACAAACATTAAACTTGATGCATCATTCGAGAAGAATGTCCCGTTACAACACAGCTATATGCAAACTTATTTGAAGCATCAAACTGATTTTGGCGGTGCTAACAATGTATTAATTTCTGTATGTAATACCAATGGTGATATTTTTAACGCTGAGTTTTTCACTACACTTAAAGGTGTGCACGACCAACTGTTCTTCATTCCTGGGGTTAATCGTATTCTGGTTAATTCATTGTATGCGCCATCCACTCGTTTTGTCGAAGTAGTTGAAGATGGTTTTGCTGGCGGGCCGGTAATTCCAGCGGATTTTCAGCCAGACGAAAATGGTTTGGCTATTGTAAAAGGCAACATTGAAAAAGCCGGTGTTGTGGGGAGTATGGTTTCTGATGATTACACCTGTTCAATGGTAAAATCATCGTTAATGGAAATAGATCCTCAAACCGGTGAAAAGCTAGATACTCTAAAATTAGCCAAGCAACTCGAAGATGAACTGCGTGGTGAATTTGAAAAAGATAATATTAGTATCCATATTATTGGTTTTTCAAAGATGGTTGGCGATATAGCTGACGGTGCTAAAGGTGTTGTTACGTTCTTTGCTATTGCCATAGCAATAACCGCAGTAATGGTTTATTTATTTTGTAATTCCATAACCTTAACTCTTCTACCTATTCTTTGTTCATTAATTGCGGTTATCTGGCAAATGGGGATGCTGACAGTTTTAGGGTTTGGTTTAGATCCTATGTCTATTTTGGTGCCGTTTTTGGTCTTCGCCATAGGGGTGAGCCATGGCGTACAAATGATCAATGCAATTTCAAAAGAAGTGGCAAAAGGTAACAATGCCAGACAGGCTGCGCAGTTAAGTTTCAGACGATTGCTAGTCCCTGGTGGTATCGCTTTACTGTCAGACACTGTTGGTTTTTTAACATTACTCGCGATTGATATTGGTATTATTCGTGAATTAGCCATAACTGCATCATTGGGTGTGGGGCTTATTATTTTTACAAACCTTTTATTGTTACCAATATTAGTATCATTTGTTCGTTTTAACGAAGAAGAGCAGAAACACATTATTGATAATGCCGACCATAAACTAATGAATAGATTGTTATGGCGAAAAGCGGCTATTGTTACCTCTAAAAAGCCAGCGGCGATTATATTAACGTTAACCGCGATACTGTTTATTTGGGGTTTCAACCAAAGTGGTGAACTAAAAATTGGTGAACTGCATGCCGGGGCTCCAGCATTACATGAAGATTCTCGTTATAACCAAGATACATTCTTAATTACTGATAAATATGCGATTAGTGTTGATTATATGTCGGTTGTTGTCGAAACTTTTGCTGAGTCCTGTGTAGAGCATGAAGTGCTAAATACCATTGATACTATGCAGTGGCGTTTAGAAAATGTTCCTGGTGTGCAATCTACGGTTTCTTTAGCTAGTGTCGCTAAAATCGTTAATACCGGCTACAACGAAGGTAATAAGCGTTGGCAGGTATTATCTCGAAACCAACAAAGCTTAGTACAATCGATTGCGCGCATTCCACAAACCAGTGGTTTGTTAAACACTAATTGTAGTGCTATGCCGATCATTCTATTTATGGAAGATCATAAAGCAGATACGATTGAACGAATTGTAAGTGCCGTTAAAGAAAATGCTGCAGAGTTAAACACTGAGACCATCAAGTTTAAATTAGCATCTGGTCCTGTTGGTGTTATGGCTGCTACCAATGAAGCGGTAGCTGAAGCGCAAATTCCAATGATGTTTTATGTATACGGCGCGGTAACGTTATTATGTTTGATTAGCTTCCGCTCTGTACGGGCAACCATTGTCGTTATTGCCCCACTTTATGTTGTCTCCACGCTAGCGCAAGCACTTATGACTTACCTCGATATAGGTTTAACTGTATCTACGCTACCTGTAATTGCGTTAGGGGTAGGTATTGGTGTTGATTATGGTATTTATATCTTATCTACCATGAGTGCTCACTTAAGACATGGCGAAAGCATGGCTCAGGCTTATCTATCTGCCCTTAAAGAACGCGGCAGTGCGGTATTAATTACCGGAATAACCTTAGCAATTGGTGTATCAACTTGGTTTTTCTCAGATCTTAAATTCCAAGTAGATATGGGCATATTATTAACGTTTATGTTTTTGGTTAATATGCTTGCGGCAATTATTATTTTACCGGCACTTTCGACCTTCTTATGGCCAGATAAAAAACATCTGAAAAAAAGCGCTGAAATAAAATAA
- a CDS encoding WD40/YVTN/BNR-like repeat-containing protein, producing MIRVFKLMLVYCIFPFSVLASNTPVPAEVLPLASKSLMLDIAKISDTSLIAVGDKGHILLSNDGIDWQQQSVPANSALNRVYFINEQQGWAVGHDSVILNTTDGGTSWAIQNYQPEKERPLFDIVFFDDKHGIAVGAYGVFYRTIDAGKTWTEEFHLELVNVDDQEYLLELKIEDEEFYLEEIASILPHFNRLLSSGNELYLAGEIGMLAKSSDQGKTWQLLDEIYMGSFFDIAQINEQQLLVVGLRGNIFSSTNGGAGWQHQSTNTTALLNDVVVTDLGHVYVLANAGVILSSANGTDFTLSTQPDGKALIGGVWFNNKLIVASEVGVKVLAVN from the coding sequence ATGATCCGTGTATTCAAATTGATGCTAGTTTATTGCATTTTCCCTTTTTCCGTCTTAGCCAGCAATACTCCAGTTCCTGCTGAAGTACTCCCTTTAGCCTCTAAATCGTTAATGCTAGATATCGCTAAAATTAGTGATACTTCGTTAATTGCCGTCGGCGATAAAGGTCATATTTTACTTTCAAACGATGGTATTGATTGGCAACAGCAATCCGTACCAGCAAACTCTGCATTAAACCGAGTTTATTTCATCAATGAACAACAAGGTTGGGCCGTTGGTCACGACTCAGTCATTTTAAATACTACTGACGGTGGTACAAGTTGGGCAATTCAAAATTACCAACCTGAAAAAGAACGGCCATTATTTGATATCGTATTTTTTGATGATAAACATGGTATTGCCGTTGGCGCTTATGGTGTTTTTTATCGCACCATTGACGCGGGTAAAACTTGGACTGAAGAGTTCCATTTAGAATTAGTTAATGTAGACGATCAAGAATACTTACTAGAGCTAAAAATTGAAGACGAAGAATTTTATCTGGAAGAAATAGCCAGTATCTTGCCGCATTTTAATCGTTTGTTATCAAGTGGTAATGAATTATATCTAGCTGGTGAAATAGGCATGTTGGCAAAAAGCTCCGATCAAGGGAAAACTTGGCAACTTCTTGATGAAATTTACATGGGTTCTTTTTTCGATATAGCTCAAATTAATGAGCAGCAACTGCTTGTGGTTGGATTACGCGGTAATATCTTTTCCAGCACAAACGGTGGTGCAGGGTGGCAACATCAAAGCACAAACACTACGGCGTTATTAAATGATGTTGTTGTTACAGACCTTGGGCATGTATATGTGTTAGCAAACGCCGGTGTTATTCTAAGTAGTGCCAACGGCACTGATTTTACCTTAAGCACACAACCTGATGGTAAAGCCTTAATTGGTGGCGTTTGGTTCAATAACAAACTTATAGTCGCCAGTGAAGTTGGCGTCAAAGTATTGGCTGTTAATTAG
- a CDS encoding DUF1329 domain-containing protein, translating into MKNITAISLAITLALTSAASIAKVSPEDAAKLGKELTPMGAEMAANEDGSIPAWTGGITEAPAGYKSGDHHPDPFPEDKVQYTVDSSNYAQYKNLLSLGQQKLFETYPKTFKMNVYQTRRSASYPQHVYDETLNNASRAELIRDGNGISKAAVGVPFPIPANGLEAIWNHSLRYRGESITRQGGQAAPTASGSFTYIGFDEALIIPYGVKGANYKTLEDTNILFKFKQQVSQPARLAGTALLVHETMDQIKTPRQAWTYNTGQRRVRRAPNVAYDAPGTASDGLRTTDDFDMFNGAPDRYTWELKGKQELLIPYNDYRLHSDKLKYDDILQAGHINPDLVRYEKHRVWVVEASLKDGTSHVYKKRTFYIDEDSWQVSVADMYDNRDELYRVAVAHGLNYYELPAQWSTLEVYHDLQSRRYIAIGLDNEHNMYDFAPKHKDRDFTSSALRRAGRR; encoded by the coding sequence ATGAAAAATATAACAGCAATTTCATTAGCTATTACACTAGCGCTAACTTCAGCAGCAAGTATTGCAAAAGTTAGTCCTGAAGACGCCGCTAAACTCGGTAAAGAATTAACGCCTATGGGCGCTGAAATGGCCGCAAACGAAGATGGTTCAATTCCTGCGTGGACTGGTGGTATAACTGAAGCTCCAGCGGGTTACAAATCTGGCGATCATCATCCAGACCCGTTCCCTGAAGATAAAGTTCAATATACCGTTGATAGTAGTAACTACGCACAATACAAAAATTTATTGAGTTTAGGTCAACAAAAATTATTTGAGACTTATCCTAAGACATTTAAAATGAATGTTTATCAAACACGTCGCAGTGCTTCATATCCACAACACGTTTATGATGAAACATTGAATAATGCGTCTCGCGCCGAACTAATTCGTGATGGTAACGGTATTAGTAAAGCCGCTGTTGGGGTTCCATTTCCAATTCCTGCTAATGGCCTAGAAGCTATTTGGAATCACAGTTTACGTTACCGTGGTGAAAGTATTACTCGCCAAGGTGGCCAAGCCGCACCTACAGCGTCAGGTAGTTTTACCTACATAGGGTTTGATGAAGCATTAATCATCCCTTATGGCGTTAAAGGTGCAAATTATAAAACGCTTGAAGATACTAATATTTTATTTAAGTTTAAGCAGCAAGTATCGCAACCAGCCCGATTAGCCGGTACAGCGTTATTAGTTCATGAAACAATGGACCAAATTAAAACTCCACGCCAAGCTTGGACCTATAATACTGGCCAACGTCGTGTACGCCGAGCTCCAAACGTAGCATACGATGCACCAGGTACAGCGTCTGATGGCTTACGTACTACCGATGATTTCGATATGTTTAACGGCGCACCAGACCGTTACACTTGGGAATTAAAAGGTAAGCAAGAGCTGTTGATACCTTACAACGATTACCGTTTACATAGCGATAAACTTAAATATGATGACATTTTACAAGCTGGACATATCAACCCTGATTTAGTTCGTTATGAAAAGCATCGTGTATGGGTTGTTGAAGCGTCATTAAAAGATGGTACTAGTCATGTTTATAAAAAACGTACCTTCTATATTGATGAGGACAGCTGGCAAGTATCGGTTGCCGACATGTACGATAACCGTGATGAATTATATCGTGTAGCTGTTGCTCATGGTCTTAACTACTACGAGTTACCGGCGCAATGGTCTACACTTGAGGTATATCATGATCTGCAATCACGTCGTTATATTGCTATCGGTTTAGATAATGAACACAACATGTATGACTTTGCTCCAAAGCATAAAGACAGAGATTTTACCTCTTCAGCCTTACGCCGAGCAGGTCGCAGATAA
- a CDS encoding DUF1302 domain-containing protein codes for MPSSTLNFGKNRIAKSVAASIMLLATSQANAVQFDLGDFKVSFDSTFSYGESHRIEDRNWDGIGKSNNLNNNIDWVNNPPGQSDVWLNGAGSYSTNGDLGNLNYDSGEAFSRMFKGNHELDITYSNDVGDFGVFARGMYFYDFEMMDNSRPYTHPVTGKELSPCDDDDAKDEICRDVRLLDAFVYADFYVGDTPVSIRVGDQVIGWGESTLIAHGISEINPVDIARLKAPGSELKEAFIPFGAVWASVGVTENFNIEAFYQYRWEKSVLPAPGSYFSTNDFAGSGGHLNNIQLGFGGLVDRNLEQFIAELNDVGDSLRMGDATAVGDYTAMLTNQGLKGNGSRGERTPDDGGQYGLKFSYFFPSLNDTELALYYINYHSRRPTFSGVAANLDPAAIGADLATIGGGAITEDNYLDLNLFGKAFLNYKEDIKLYGLSFNTAVGLTSVAGEVTYRQDEPLQIDDVELLFAAIPDQALRSQGVPEIFKLSQMPYQTGEEVQGHVELDTAQYQVTFTHLFGPSLGASQFTGLFEIGGISIFDMPEHDELRLNGPGTDRSGTTLEEHPLINAVQGGTESNPFPDDFAWGYKVLAKLDYNDVFWSMNVSPRVVFSHDVEGITPDPLFLFVEERKSVSVGITFDYQSKLSFDLNYNSFFDGVGSTNTTEDRDFVSFNVKYSI; via the coding sequence ATGCCAAGTTCTACTTTAAATTTTGGTAAAAATCGTATCGCAAAAAGTGTTGCTGCCAGCATAATGCTGTTAGCAACATCACAAGCAAACGCTGTTCAATTCGACCTAGGTGACTTTAAAGTCAGCTTTGATTCTACTTTTTCATACGGTGAATCTCATCGTATTGAAGACAGAAACTGGGACGGGATAGGTAAGTCGAATAACTTAAACAATAATATTGATTGGGTTAACAATCCTCCTGGTCAAAGTGACGTCTGGCTAAATGGCGCGGGTAGTTACTCTACCAATGGTGATCTCGGTAATTTAAATTACGACTCTGGTGAAGCATTCTCAAGAATGTTTAAAGGTAACCATGAACTAGATATTACCTACTCTAACGATGTTGGTGATTTTGGTGTGTTTGCTCGTGGGATGTATTTCTACGATTTTGAAATGATGGATAACTCTCGTCCGTATACGCACCCTGTTACCGGTAAAGAGCTTAGCCCATGCGATGATGATGATGCTAAAGATGAAATTTGTAGAGATGTGCGTTTATTAGATGCCTTTGTTTATGCCGATTTTTACGTAGGTGATACACCCGTAAGTATTCGTGTTGGTGACCAAGTAATAGGTTGGGGTGAAAGTACTCTAATTGCTCATGGTATTAGTGAAATCAATCCAGTTGATATTGCCCGCTTAAAAGCTCCAGGCTCTGAATTAAAAGAAGCGTTTATTCCATTTGGCGCGGTTTGGGCCTCAGTTGGCGTAACCGAAAATTTCAATATTGAAGCGTTTTATCAATATCGTTGGGAAAAGTCAGTATTACCTGCACCAGGTAGCTACTTTTCGACTAATGATTTTGCCGGCTCTGGTGGTCATTTAAATAATATTCAACTTGGTTTTGGTGGATTAGTTGATCGAAACTTAGAACAATTTATTGCTGAATTGAATGATGTTGGTGATAGCCTAAGAATGGGTGATGCAACGGCGGTTGGTGATTATACCGCAATGCTTACTAATCAAGGTTTAAAAGGTAATGGCAGTCGTGGAGAAAGAACTCCTGACGATGGCGGCCAATATGGTTTGAAATTTTCTTATTTCTTCCCTTCGCTTAATGATACCGAATTAGCGCTTTATTATATTAATTATCATTCACGTCGTCCTACCTTTTCAGGTGTTGCTGCAAATTTAGACCCGGCTGCAATTGGCGCTGATTTAGCGACGATAGGTGGCGGCGCAATTACTGAAGATAATTACTTAGATTTGAATTTATTTGGTAAAGCATTTTTAAATTATAAAGAAGACATAAAACTATACGGATTAAGCTTTAACACAGCTGTCGGCTTAACCTCGGTTGCTGGTGAAGTAACATACCGTCAAGATGAGCCGTTACAAATTGATGATGTAGAGTTATTGTTTGCCGCGATACCAGATCAAGCGTTGAGATCTCAGGGAGTTCCTGAAATTTTTAAACTGTCGCAAATGCCTTATCAAACTGGCGAAGAAGTTCAAGGGCATGTTGAACTTGATACCGCACAGTACCAAGTGACATTTACACATTTATTTGGCCCAAGTCTTGGTGCAAGTCAATTCACCGGTTTATTTGAAATTGGTGGTATCAGTATATTTGATATGCCAGAACATGATGAACTTAGACTCAATGGCCCAGGAACAGATAGATCAGGTACCACTCTAGAAGAACATCCTTTGATTAACGCAGTTCAAGGCGGAACAGAATCAAATCCATTCCCGGATGACTTTGCTTGGGGTTATAAAGTATTAGCTAAACTTGATTATAACGACGTGTTTTGGAGTATGAACGTATCGCCAAGAGTTGTGTTCTCACACGATGTAGAAGGTATTACCCCAGATCCATTGTTCCTTTTTGTTGAGGAAAGAAAGTCAGTATCTGTCGGTATAACGTTTGATTATCAAAGTAAGTTATCGTTTGATCTAAATTACAACAGCTTCTTTGACGGTGTAGGTTCTACAAACACCACCGAAGACCGCGATTTCGTATCATTTAATGTTAAGTATTCAATCTAA
- the pepN gene encoding aminopeptidase N yields MTEFSPRYLKDYQVPDYKISTVDLTIELDDNKTIVTNVMNVIKSGEHQRALVLDGEHMQLKSVLINQTQIDSSQYQLSDSTLSITNLPEQFTLTITTEINPVANTALEGLYKSADVYCTQCEAEGFRRITYFLDRPDVMAVYTTKIIADKTSFPFLLANGNKVEQGNLANNLHYVTWHDPFPKPCYLFALVAGNFDLLSDTFTTTSGREVKLELFVDKGNLSRGEHAMVSLKKSMLWDEQQFNLEYDLDIYMIVAVDFFNMGAMENKGLNVFNSKFVLADDLSATDDDFFNVEAVIAHEYFHNWTGNRVTCRDWFQLSLKEGLTVFRDQQFSADMHSSTVTRIKNVKIVRAQQFAEDAGPMAHPIRPEKVMEMNNFYTLTVYEKGSEVIRMMHTILGDDAFKAGIELYFDRHDGQAVTCDDFVAAMSDASKTDLSQFKLWYSQSGTPELIVSDDYNSATNTYQLTIEQSYPQTHDKQEKQNLHIPINFELITNDNEPNQGGLLHSKEKTQTWTFDNVCSKPLPALLGNFSAPVKLNYHYNDQDLNTLMVDASDEFNRWDAGQKLFAGYIKQLVNNPELDLPLQIASALEQVLACNADNAFKAEQLILPSFDEMAAAIVEVNPGSLVRAITVLKGFIAEQLQVQFLQTYQSLCTSEFAKDGQAIGNRALKNVCLDYLSLLDGANALVLNQFTDANNMTDQLAAIKVAALNDLACFEDVMTEFATQWQGNTLVMDKWFTINALHNNENVVQRITGLLEHPEFSIDNPNRARALIGAFAFYNSEYFHNKDASGYEFLFEQLAKLNTINPQVASRLITPLIQFKSFDNNHQQLMKGQLQKLTKLESLSRDLIEKLDAALK; encoded by the coding sequence ATGACTGAATTTTCCCCAAGATACTTAAAAGACTATCAAGTTCCAGATTATAAAATAAGCACCGTAGACTTAACTATTGAATTAGATGACAACAAGACCATTGTTACTAATGTGATGAATGTGATTAAATCAGGCGAACATCAACGCGCTCTAGTACTTGATGGCGAGCATATGCAGCTTAAGTCAGTGTTGATAAATCAGACTCAAATTGACTCTAGTCAATATCAGCTCAGTGATAGCACGTTATCTATAACCAATTTGCCTGAGCAGTTTACGTTAACGATTACCACTGAAATAAACCCTGTTGCAAATACTGCTTTAGAAGGCTTGTATAAATCTGCTGATGTATATTGTACCCAATGTGAAGCGGAAGGGTTTAGACGTATTACTTACTTTTTAGACCGACCTGATGTGATGGCTGTTTACACCACTAAAATTATTGCTGATAAAACAAGCTTTCCATTTTTATTAGCAAATGGTAATAAAGTTGAACAAGGCAATTTAGCTAACAATTTACATTACGTTACCTGGCATGACCCATTTCCAAAGCCTTGTTATTTATTTGCCTTAGTTGCCGGTAATTTTGATTTATTATCTGATACCTTTACTACGACGTCTGGAAGAGAGGTTAAGTTAGAACTGTTTGTTGATAAGGGCAACTTAAGCCGTGGCGAACATGCAATGGTCTCTCTTAAAAAATCTATGTTATGGGATGAGCAACAGTTTAACCTTGAATATGATCTAGATATCTACATGATTGTTGCGGTTGATTTCTTCAATATGGGAGCGATGGAGAACAAAGGATTAAACGTTTTTAATTCAAAGTTTGTTCTAGCAGATGATTTATCGGCAACCGATGATGATTTCTTTAATGTTGAAGCAGTAATAGCCCATGAATACTTTCATAACTGGACAGGTAATCGAGTAACGTGTCGTGATTGGTTTCAATTGAGTTTAAAAGAAGGGTTAACGGTATTTCGAGATCAACAATTTAGTGCCGATATGCACTCAAGCACCGTTACTCGCATTAAAAATGTAAAAATTGTACGAGCTCAGCAATTTGCCGAAGATGCTGGCCCTATGGCGCATCCAATACGCCCAGAGAAAGTAATGGAGATGAATAACTTCTATACCCTAACCGTATATGAGAAGGGCTCAGAGGTTATTCGTATGATGCATACCATTTTAGGGGATGATGCCTTTAAAGCTGGTATAGAATTGTATTTTGACCGTCATGATGGACAAGCGGTAACCTGCGATGATTTTGTTGCTGCGATGAGCGATGCCAGTAAGACAGATCTTAGTCAATTCAAACTATGGTATAGCCAATCAGGCACGCCAGAGTTAATTGTTAGCGATGATTATAATAGTGCCACTAATACTTATCAGTTAACGATTGAGCAAAGCTATCCACAAACTCATGATAAGCAAGAAAAGCAAAACCTGCATATACCAATAAATTTTGAATTGATCACTAATGATAATGAGCCTAATCAAGGTGGTTTGTTACATAGTAAAGAAAAAACGCAAACTTGGACATTTGACAATGTTTGTTCAAAACCTCTTCCTGCACTGCTTGGTAATTTTTCTGCACCAGTTAAATTAAACTATCACTATAACGATCAAGACTTAAATACATTAATGGTTGACGCTAGTGATGAATTTAATCGATGGGACGCAGGGCAAAAGCTGTTTGCTGGTTATATTAAACAACTGGTAAATAACCCTGAGCTGGATTTGCCCTTACAAATAGCTAGCGCATTAGAGCAAGTATTAGCATGTAATGCCGATAATGCTTTTAAAGCTGAGCAATTAATACTGCCAAGTTTTGATGAAATGGCAGCAGCTATTGTTGAAGTAAACCCGGGCTCGTTAGTTCGAGCTATTACAGTCTTAAAAGGCTTTATTGCTGAACAGTTGCAGGTACAATTTTTGCAAACGTATCAATCGTTATGCACCAGTGAGTTTGCTAAAGATGGACAAGCAATTGGTAATAGGGCACTTAAGAATGTCTGTTTAGATTATTTATCTCTACTTGATGGTGCTAATGCTCTTGTACTAAATCAGTTTACAGATGCTAATAACATGACGGACCAATTAGCGGCGATAAAAGTTGCGGCATTAAACGATTTAGCTTGTTTTGAAGATGTAATGACAGAATTTGCGACACAATGGCAGGGCAATACCTTGGTAATGGATAAGTGGTTTACCATTAATGCACTGCATAATAATGAAAATGTTGTTCAGCGTATTACTGGTTTATTAGAACATCCTGAATTTAGTATCGATAATCCAAATAGAGCAAGAGCACTTATTGGCGCATTTGCTTTTTACAATAGTGAATACTTTCATAATAAAGATGCTAGCGGCTATGAATTTTTATTTGAGCAACTCGCTAAGTTAAACACAATAAACCCGCAAGTTGCTTCACGGTTAATTACGCCACTTATTCAATTTAAGTCGTTTGATAATAACCACCAACAATTGATGAAAGGGCAGTTGCAAAAGTTAACCAAACTTGAGAGTTTATCTCGAGATTTAATTGAAAAATTAGATGCTGCTTTAAAATAA
- the nhaC gene encoding Na+/H+ antiporter NhaC: protein MSNKETMRSPSLMDALLPLVMMIIMLTAAVMYFADNSSYGPNQIALLLATGVAIIIGFKNGHNWVSMEKAIINGISISLGAVLILLAVGSLIGTWLLSGTVPTLIYYGLNILNPQWFYVAACLICGLVSMSIGSSWTTAATIGVALLAVANGLGLDPAITAGAIISGAYFGDKISPLSETTNLAPAVVGTELFKHIRYMLWTTLPSIATALVLFLILGFNEDVKDSSESALMLNELMDKHFNINVFNLIPLVVLLVLAIKKVPAFLAVSIGAITGAVWAMLFQQDFIMSLAGEGVDAVTANIKVVWTAFFDGVSVNTGNENLDSLLSRGGMSGMLNTVWLIICALTFGAVLEHLGMLRKLMDAILNGVHTTGGLIASTVSTCIGTNLVTADQYMAIVMPGRMYKEEYERRGLDPVVLSRTLEDSGTLTSPLIPWNTCGAYMYGVLAVNPLDYVFYCFFNLINPVLAVVYGYVGFKIKRLGNAVTA, encoded by the coding sequence ATGTCAAATAAAGAAACAATGAGATCCCCCAGCCTAATGGATGCATTATTGCCATTAGTAATGATGATAATAATGCTTACCGCAGCGGTGATGTATTTTGCTGATAATTCCTCTTATGGTCCAAACCAAATCGCACTACTACTTGCAACCGGCGTAGCTATTATTATCGGCTTTAAAAACGGTCACAATTGGGTAAGTATGGAAAAAGCTATTATTAATGGCATTTCTATCTCATTAGGCGCAGTACTTATTTTGTTAGCTGTAGGCTCATTAATTGGTACATGGTTATTATCTGGTACAGTGCCAACGCTTATTTATTACGGCTTAAACATATTAAACCCACAATGGTTTTACGTAGCGGCATGTTTAATATGTGGCTTGGTTTCAATGTCTATTGGTAGCTCATGGACCACTGCAGCGACCATAGGTGTGGCGTTACTTGCTGTTGCTAATGGCCTAGGATTAGATCCAGCAATTACCGCAGGTGCAATTATTTCTGGCGCTTATTTTGGCGATAAAATTTCTCCACTATCAGAAACCACCAACTTAGCCCCTGCGGTTGTTGGTACTGAACTGTTTAAGCATATTCGCTATATGCTGTGGACCACATTACCTTCAATTGCCACCGCGTTAGTTTTATTTTTGATTTTAGGCTTTAATGAAGATGTAAAAGATTCTAGTGAAAGTGCATTAATGCTTAATGAATTAATGGACAAGCATTTTAATATCAATGTATTTAACCTTATCCCATTAGTGGTATTACTTGTATTGGCGATAAAGAAAGTACCTGCATTTTTAGCGGTATCAATTGGCGCGATAACGGGGGCTGTATGGGCGATGTTATTCCAACAAGATTTTATTATGAGTTTAGCAGGAGAAGGTGTTGATGCTGTTACTGCAAACATTAAAGTGGTGTGGACAGCATTCTTTGATGGCGTATCAGTAAATACCGGTAATGAAAACTTAGACAGTTTATTAAGCCGTGGTGGTATGTCTGGTATGTTAAACACCGTGTGGCTGATCATTTGTGCATTAACGTTTGGTGCCGTTTTAGAGCATTTAGGTATGTTGCGTAAGTTAATGGATGCTATTTTAAATGGTGTACATACAACCGGTGGTTTAATTGCAAGTACCGTTTCAACTTGTATTGGTACTAACCTGGTAACTGCTGATCAATACATGGCGATTGTGATGCCTGGTCGTATGTATAAAGAAGAATATGAGCGCAGAGGCTTAGATCCTGTTGTTCTAAGTCGTACTTTAGAAGACTCAGGTACATTAACCTCACCACTTATCCCATGGAACACCTGTGGTGCCTACATGTACGGTGTACTTGCAGTTAATCCACTTGATTACGTGTTCTACTGTTTCTTTAACTTAATTAACCCTGTGTTAGCTGTGGTTTACGGCTATGTAGGCTTTAAAATTAAGAGACTTGGCAACGCCGTTACAGCTTAA